One genomic segment of Pseudomonas sp. RU47 includes these proteins:
- a CDS encoding MFS transporter, giving the protein MRINPPLVALAIGAFGIGVTEFAPMGMLPGIAADLGVSIPAAGLLVSAYALGVLLGAPLMTLTTGKIPRRYLLIGLMAIFTLGNLMSALATDYYSLMVARVVTSLNHGAFFGVGSVVAATLVAPEKRAGAVAAMFMGLTLATIGGVPLAAWFGEMFGWRTAFWGITGLGVVTMAALWFALPNVRAPQSVGVMAEIRVLGRGPVLAALALTVVGSSAMFTVFTYIAPILSSETHASTAFITAMLMLYGVGLTLGNMWCGKAADRSIDRTLIVSLSVLILVLLAFTVLMRWPLPAAVAILIWGIASFALVPPLQMRVMEAAKDAPNLASAVNIGAFNFGNAIGAALGGAVISSGLGYPAISLAGAAMAGLGLLMVLGFAWRSRTVEAAVV; this is encoded by the coding sequence ATGCGTATCAATCCACCACTTGTTGCACTCGCCATCGGTGCCTTCGGCATCGGCGTCACAGAATTCGCCCCCATGGGCATGTTGCCGGGTATCGCTGCGGATCTGGGTGTTTCCATTCCCGCTGCCGGTTTGCTGGTCAGTGCTTATGCGCTGGGGGTATTGCTCGGCGCACCGCTGATGACCCTGACCACCGGCAAGATTCCCCGGCGCTATCTGCTGATCGGGCTTATGGCGATTTTCACCCTCGGTAATCTGATGTCAGCGTTGGCCACCGATTACTACAGCCTCATGGTTGCCAGGGTCGTGACCTCACTGAACCACGGTGCCTTCTTTGGCGTTGGCTCCGTCGTCGCCGCCACCCTGGTCGCCCCGGAGAAACGTGCCGGTGCGGTTGCGGCGATGTTCATGGGCCTGACTCTGGCGACCATCGGCGGTGTGCCGCTGGCCGCCTGGTTTGGCGAAATGTTTGGTTGGCGCACGGCTTTCTGGGGGATTACCGGCCTCGGCGTGGTGACCATGGCCGCGTTGTGGTTCGCCTTGCCCAACGTGCGGGCGCCGCAAAGCGTCGGTGTCATGGCAGAAATTCGAGTGTTGGGGCGCGGCCCGGTGCTGGCCGCGCTGGCCCTGACCGTCGTCGGCTCGAGCGCGATGTTCACCGTCTTCACCTACATCGCACCGATCCTCAGCAGCGAGACCCATGCGTCCACCGCCTTCATCACCGCGATGCTGATGCTTTACGGTGTCGGGTTGACGCTGGGCAACATGTGGTGCGGCAAGGCCGCTGACCGCTCGATCGATCGCACCCTGATCGTCTCGCTGAGCGTGCTGATTCTGGTCTTGTTGGCGTTCACCGTACTGATGCGTTGGCCGCTGCCGGCCGCCGTGGCCATTCTGATCTGGGGTATTGCCAGCTTTGCTTTGGTGCCGCCACTACAGATGCGCGTCATGGAAGCGGCCAAGGACGCGCCCAATCTGGCCTCGGCGGTGAACATCGGCGCGTTCAACTTCGGCAATGCGATTGGCGCGGCGCTGGGCGGCGCGGTGATCAGCAGCGGGCTGGGTTATCCGGCGATCTCCCTGGCCGGCGCGGCAATGGCGGGCCTGGGGCTGCTGATGGTGTTGGGGTTTGCGTGGCGTTCCAGAACGGTTGAAGCCGCGGTGGTGTGA
- a CDS encoding TetR/AcrR family transcriptional regulator — protein sequence MNQPSLSTSSPSTRGPAEHDIRDQIVAAANEHFSQYGYGKTTVSDLAKAIGFSKAYIYKFFDSKQAIGEAICANCLGQIAAAVEHAVNAEALSATERLRRLVKTVIATGVDLFFNDRKLYDIAAFSASERWNSAQVYEAQIKAFILDIVRQGREAGEFERKTPLDETVESINLALRPFVNPLLLQHNLDLIEQAPTLTTNLILRSLMP from the coding sequence ATGAATCAGCCATCCCTCTCTACCTCCTCGCCGAGCACTCGCGGCCCCGCCGAACACGACATTCGTGACCAGATTGTCGCCGCGGCCAACGAGCACTTCAGCCAATACGGCTACGGTAAAACCACGGTTTCCGACCTGGCCAAGGCCATCGGTTTTTCCAAGGCCTACATCTATAAATTCTTTGATTCCAAGCAGGCGATTGGCGAGGCTATTTGCGCCAACTGTCTGGGACAAATCGCTGCAGCAGTCGAGCACGCGGTTAACGCGGAAGCGCTTTCAGCCACCGAGCGTTTGCGCAGGTTGGTGAAAACCGTGATCGCCACGGGTGTGGACCTGTTCTTCAACGATCGCAAGCTCTACGACATCGCGGCGTTTTCCGCCTCGGAGCGCTGGAACAGTGCGCAAGTGTATGAAGCGCAGATCAAGGCCTTTATCCTCGACATCGTGCGTCAAGGTCGAGAAGCGGGGGAGTTCGAACGCAAGACGCCGCTGGACGAGACCGTCGAGTCGATCAATCTGGCGCTGCGACCTTTCGTCAATCCGCTGCTGTTGCAACACAATCTGGATTTGATCGAGCAAGCGCCCACGCTGACCACCAATCTCATCCTGCGCAGCCTGATGCCTTGA
- a CDS encoding OmpP1/FadL family transporter, which yields MKKTMLKSPVGLAFVLASSNVFAGGFALNEQSISGMGSGFAGRSSSAEDASTVYGNPAGMARLKREQVSVGAATLFAKSDISRTRSTFGGNEDGDMVPTTTVPMGYYVKPIDDHWAFGVGFYVPFGLITDYGSGFAGRYYANKSEVTTLTFQPTISYAFNEKVSIGFGPTINRISGEISGMVPNPLSPGRNDGKLKSTGDDTALGFNAGVLVQATDQTRLGLTYHSKVSYHLDAKTKVTDGIFSVLGVSGRSYDASLDVDTPESVDVSVTHQFNNDWTLYVGSTWTRWSRFKELTIENSGLPPLLSGQLGTISEEQNWHDTWAHAIGAAYQLNNQWVLRAGFSVDQSPANNTNRGPRIPTGDRKVLSFGAGWTPVENVTIDLAYSYLWEESVEVNDTSASRGAYSARYKNSASGLGTSVSYRF from the coding sequence ATGAAAAAAACAATGCTCAAGAGCCCCGTGGGCCTGGCCTTCGTGCTTGCGTCTTCCAATGTGTTTGCCGGTGGCTTTGCACTCAACGAACAAAGCATCAGCGGGATGGGATCCGGTTTTGCCGGTCGATCTTCATCAGCCGAAGACGCCAGTACGGTCTACGGCAACCCGGCGGGCATGGCGCGGCTTAAACGGGAGCAGGTGAGCGTGGGCGCGGCGACGCTGTTCGCCAAGTCTGATATCAGCCGCACGCGCAGTACGTTCGGCGGTAATGAAGACGGCGACATGGTGCCAACGACCACCGTGCCCATGGGGTATTACGTCAAACCGATTGATGACCACTGGGCATTCGGCGTCGGATTTTATGTGCCGTTCGGGCTGATCACCGACTACGGCAGTGGTTTTGCCGGACGCTATTACGCCAACAAGAGTGAAGTCACCACGCTGACTTTCCAGCCGACCATCAGCTACGCCTTTAACGAAAAAGTCTCGATCGGCTTCGGTCCGACCATTAACCGTATCAGCGGCGAGATATCCGGCATGGTGCCCAATCCACTCAGCCCGGGGCGTAATGACGGCAAGCTGAAAAGCACGGGTGATGATACCGCGCTGGGCTTCAACGCCGGTGTGCTGGTGCAGGCGACAGACCAGACCCGCCTGGGGCTGACCTATCACTCCAAAGTCAGTTACCACCTGGATGCGAAAACCAAGGTCACCGATGGCATCTTCAGCGTGCTGGGCGTGAGCGGTCGCAGCTATGACGCGTCGCTGGACGTGGACACGCCGGAGTCGGTGGACGTTTCGGTTACGCATCAATTCAATAACGACTGGACGCTTTATGTCGGCAGTACCTGGACGCGCTGGAGCCGCTTCAAGGAGCTGACGATCGAGAACAGTGGCTTGCCGCCGTTGCTGAGTGGCCAGTTGGGGACGATTAGCGAAGAGCAGAACTGGCACGACACCTGGGCTCACGCGATCGGTGCGGCCTATCAATTGAATAACCAATGGGTACTTCGTGCCGGTTTCTCGGTTGATCAGTCACCGGCCAACAACACCAATCGGGGGCCGCGCATTCCGACGGGCGACCGCAAGGTGCTCAGCTTCGGGGCGGGCTGGACGCCGGTGGAAAATGTCACGATCGACCTGGCTTATTCCTACCTTTGGGAGGAGAGCGTCGAGGTTAACGACACCTCGGCATCGAGAGGTGCCTACAGTGCCAGATACAAGAACAGTGCGAGCGGGCTTGGGACTTCTGTGAGCTACCGTTTTTAG
- a CDS encoding efflux RND transporter periplasmic adaptor subunit yields MRRLRLFPIAACLLPLALTACGESSSVADPRTQAPLVRSAAVQASPDIARSFTGVVAARVQGDLGFRVSGKVLERLVDTGEVVKRGQPLMRLDPIDLGLQARAQQAAVIAARASAKQTADDEARYRKLVGVGAISASAYDQFRAAAETAKAQLNAAQAQADVARNTSGYALLVADADGVVVETLAEPGQVVSPGQPVVRLARAGQREAIVHLPETLRPAVGSTAQASLYGMNSAAVTAKLRLLSDSADRTTRTFEARYVLEGPLANAPIGATVTLSIAEGASQTQALQVPIAAVYDAGKGPGVWLIAGTPATVTWRAVQVLGLSDDSARIAGDLAAGEQVVALGAHLLRDGEEVRLPQMSEASVAGSRP; encoded by the coding sequence ATGCGCCGGCTCCGACTTTTCCCCATTGCCGCATGCTTGTTGCCTCTAGCCCTGACCGCCTGTGGCGAATCTTCCAGTGTTGCAGATCCCCGTACACAGGCGCCGCTGGTCAGATCCGCTGCGGTACAAGCGTCACCTGACATCGCTCGTTCTTTCACCGGTGTCGTGGCGGCGCGCGTTCAGGGCGACCTAGGGTTTCGCGTATCGGGCAAAGTGCTCGAACGTCTGGTTGATACGGGGGAGGTCGTCAAGCGCGGGCAGCCGCTGATGCGTCTCGACCCGATCGACCTCGGACTGCAAGCGCGGGCGCAGCAGGCGGCGGTCATCGCTGCTCGCGCCAGCGCCAAACAGACCGCCGACGATGAGGCTCGCTATCGCAAACTGGTCGGCGTTGGCGCCATTTCGGCATCAGCCTACGATCAGTTCAGAGCCGCCGCGGAGACTGCAAAAGCGCAGCTCAACGCCGCGCAAGCGCAAGCCGATGTAGCGCGCAATACCTCGGGTTATGCGCTGCTGGTCGCTGATGCGGACGGCGTAGTGGTGGAAACGCTCGCCGAGCCAGGACAAGTGGTCAGCCCGGGACAACCGGTGGTGCGCCTGGCCCGTGCAGGTCAGCGCGAAGCCATCGTGCATCTACCCGAAACGTTGCGCCCGGCTGTCGGCTCCACCGCGCAAGCCAGCCTCTACGGCATGAATTCAGCGGCTGTCACGGCAAAACTGCGGCTGCTTTCGGACTCGGCAGACCGCACAACGCGCACGTTCGAAGCGCGCTATGTGCTCGAAGGACCGTTGGCCAACGCGCCGATCGGTGCGACCGTCACCCTCAGCATTGCCGAGGGCGCCTCCCAGACACAGGCCTTACAAGTTCCCATCGCTGCTGTTTACGACGCGGGTAAAGGTCCAGGTGTGTGGTTGATCGCCGGAACACCGGCAACAGTGACCTGGCGAGCGGTTCAGGTGCTGGGGTTGAGTGATGATTCGGCCCGCATCGCCGGCGACCTCGCTGCCGGTGAGCAGGTTGTAGCGTTGGGCGCCCATCTGCTGCGCGATGGCGAAGAAGTACGGTTGCCGCAGATGAGCGAAGCCAGCGTTGCCGGGAGCCGTCCATGA